The following proteins come from a genomic window of Macrobrachium nipponense isolate FS-2020 chromosome 18, ASM1510439v2, whole genome shotgun sequence:
- the LOC135197151 gene encoding eukaryotic translation initiation factor 3 subunit H-like (The sequence of the model RefSeq protein was modified relative to this genomic sequence to represent the inferred CDS: added 75 bases not found in genome assembly): MSAARGKREAENGRCNINVVQLEGLALMKIIKHCHEEGAGNTEVAQGVLLGLVVEDRLEITNCFPFPRHADDVDEEDYQLEMMRHLRKVNVDHLSVGWYQSTQLGNFITTQLLDSQFSYQTSIEESVVLIYDPIKTARGFLSIKAYRLTPEAINTVQERDYTPEALKKMHLGYETLFQEIRLVIKNSHLLNTLMCELYEMMPSSEGMQFLDLGTMSTLDRQLRCLMEYVDDLSQEANKFNNFQRQNAKQLQDKHKFMQKRAAENAQRQSRGEPPLPDEDINKQFKPIPPLPRLDAMITSGQISNYCKQISQFCCQSLGKLYVAKALQHEKK, from the exons GCCTTGATGAAAATCATCAAACACTGCCATGAAGAAGGGGCTGGTAATACTGAGGTAGCACAGGGAGTCTTGTTAGGGCTTGTAGTTGAAGACCGTTTGGAAATCACCAATTGTTTCCCTTTCCCTCGTCATGCAGATGATGTGGATGAAG AGGACTACCAGCTGGAGATGATGCGTCATCTAAGAAAGGTTAATGTGGACCATCTTAGTGTTGGATGGTATCAGAGTACACAACTTGGGAATTTCATTACTACTCAATTATTGGATTCACAGTTTTCCTACCAAACCAGTATAGAAGAATCTGTAGTTTTAATTTATG ATCCAATCAAGACTGCCCGAGGATTTTTATCTATCAAAGCTTATCGCCTGACACCAGAGGCTATCAATACTGTGCAGGAACGTGATTATACTCCTGAAGCCTTGAAGAAAATGCACTTGGGATACGAGACTTTATTCCAAGAGATCCGGCTAGTGATAAAAAATTCTCATCTTCTTAATACACTGATGTGTGAACTGTATGAG ATGATGCCGAGTAGTGAAGGTATGCAGTTCCTTGATCTTGGTACCATGTCAACACTAGATCGTCAACTAAGGTGTTTGATGGAGTATGTAGATGACTTAAGTCAGGAAGCTAACAAGTTCAATAACTTCCAGCGTCAGAATGCAAAACAGTTACAAGACAAACACAAATTCATGCAAAAAAGG gCTGCAGAAAATGCACAGCGTCAGTCAAGGGGAGAACCACCTCTTCCAGATGAAGATATTAATAAACAGTTCAAGCCAATCCCTCCCTTGCCTCGTTTGGATGCCATGATTACATCAGGGCAGATTTCTAATTATTGCAAACAAATCTCTCAGTTCTGCTGTCAATCTCTTGGTAAGCTGTATGTTGCTAAAGCTTTGCAACATGAGAAGAAATAA